A genomic region of Oncorhynchus mykiss isolate Arlee chromosome 2, USDA_OmykA_1.1, whole genome shotgun sequence contains the following coding sequences:
- the LOC100301652 gene encoding titin-cap (The RefSeq protein has 2 substitutions compared to this genomic sequence), giving the protein MLYTHKINSLNSGDVYLVNAHCDVKEKDQEKKESYQATWLDLVMETRPEQQTTWFENDSSRKETYKQKQVAHFLVQRNPSQRIKMGTRGGMLKEYQLPYKNAIRVPIFTPSKAVPPKDLYRSPSPSEYKSIMEFETIAKGVCSDKQEIFEITKDLPKVSQPIRVNFRASSLISPTREFSHSFRG; this is encoded by the exons ATGCTCTACACACACAAGATTAACAGTCTAAACAGTGGGGATGTGTATCTGGTAAATGCCCACTGCGATGTAAAGGAGAAGGACCAGGAGAAGAAGGAGTCCTACCAGGCCACTTGGTTGGACTTGGTGATGGAAACAAGACCAGAACAACA GACCACATTGTTTGAAAACGACTCCTCGAGAAAGGAGACCTACAAGCAGAAACAGGTGGCTCATTTCTTGGTCCAGAGAAACCCCAGTCAGAGGATCAAGATGGGCACAAGGGGTGGAATGCTGAAGGAGTACCAGCTGCCATACAAGAACGCCATCCGTGTGCCCATCTTCACTCCCAGCACAGCCGTCCCACCCAAAGACCTGTACAGATCACCTTCTCCATCAGAGTACAAGTCTATCATGGAATTTGAGACGATCGCCAAAGGAGTATGTTCAGATAAACAGGAGATTTTCGAAATCACTAAGGACTTACCTAAGGTCTCCCAACCTATCCGTGTTAACTTCAGGGCATCTAGTCTTATATCCCCAACACGTGAGTTTTCACACTCCTTCAGGGGTTGA